A single Molothrus aeneus isolate 106 chromosome 9, BPBGC_Maene_1.0, whole genome shotgun sequence DNA region contains:
- the FOXE3 gene encoding forkhead box protein E3 — protein sequence MNAAGFPCLRGMCTLPAPSPAAAASPGSPGPPRGSPQAPPVKPEPRGAGGSPAPPPPPPEEPPPAAGGRRRKRPVQRGKPPYSYIALIAMAIANAAERKLTLGGIYKFITERFPFYRENPKKWQNSIRHNLTLNDCFVKIPREPGHPGKGNYWTLDPAAEDMFDNGSFLRRRKRFKRTDITTYPGYMQNSSAFTPPPAGRPTAPTAPYPNALCSPGYGPQLSSSVFHPYAAGAAPPAQHPRMFSIDSLISGQQALQPSPPSELGHPSLGLPGAELAPACSAGSSEPSCFQAQPVSPGLLGRAGPNSLAYPYAASPPHLPVAQGSYSPSSPQLYGAPNRLALPAMRPPACAEHGEQLLGLSASPLGQFGSSNTYMRQPNFPAGLERYM from the coding sequence ATGAACGCGGCCGGCTTCCCCTGCCTGCGAGGCATGTGCACGCTGCCGGCGCCCAGCCCCGCGGCCGCGGCCAGCCCCGGCTCCCCCGGGCCGCCGCGGGGCTCTCCGCAGGCGCCGCCGGTGAAGCCGGAGCCGCGGGGCGCTGGGggcagcccggccccgccgccgccgccgcccgaggagccgccgcccgccgccggggGCCGCCGGAGGAAGCGGCCGGTGCAGCGGGGCAAGCCCCCGTACTCGTACATCGCCCTCATCGCCATGGCCATCGCCAACGCCGCCGAGAGGAAGCTCACCTTGGGGGGCATCTACAAGTTCATCACCGAGCGTTTCCCCTTCTACCGGGAGAACCCAAAGAAGTGGCAGAACAGCATCCGCCACAACCTCACCCTCAACGACTGCTTCGTCAAGATCCCCCGGGAGCCCGGACATCCCGGCAAGGGCAACTACTGGACACTGGATCCGGCCGCAGAGGACATGTTCGACAACGGGAGCTTCCTGCGGCGGAGGAAGCGCTTCAAGCGCACCGACATCACCACCTACCCCGGCTACATGCAGAACTCGAGCGCCTTCACGCCCCCCCCCGCCGGCCGCCCCACGGCACCCACAGCGCCCTACCCCAATGCCCTCTGCTCGCCCGGCTACGgcccccagctctccagcagcgTCTTCCACCCCTACGcggccggggcagccccgccggCTCAGCATCCCAGGATGTTCAGCATCGACAGCCTCATCAGCGGGCAGCAGGCCCTGCAGCCCTCGCCGCCCTCCGAGCTGGGCCACCCATCGCTGGGCTTGCCCGGGGCCGAgctggctcctgcctgctctgccggCAGCTCCGAGCCCTCCTGCTTCCAGGCACAGCCCGTCAGCCCCGGCTTgctgggccgggccggcccCAACTCCCTGGCGTACCCGTACGCCGCCTCGCCCCCGCACCTGCCCGTGGCCCAGGGCAGCTACTCGCCCAGCAGCCCGCAGCTCTACGGGGCTCCCAACAGACTGGCCCTGCCGGCCATGCGGCCCCCGGCCTGCGCCGAGCACGgcgagcagctcctggggctctccGCCTCGCCCCTCGGCCAGTTCGGCTCCAGCAACACGTACATGAGGCAGCCCAACTTCCCCGCCGGCCTGGAGCGCTACATGTGA